Part of the Deltaproteobacteria bacterium genome is shown below.
TGGGCGGCGCCCTCGTGCAAGGCGTGCTCGGGGACGGGGGTCAACAGCCGGGGCTACCCGTGCCAGGTCTGCGACAGCCTCGCGGCCCAGGAGGGGCGCCCCACGAGCGACCAGTTCGCGTGGACCTTCGCCGACGGCCGCATGACCGCGACCGCGAAGGCCGGGATCGTCCACGAGGCGGCCCCGCCGCCCGCGCCGACCCCGCCGCCCGCGCCGACCCCGACCCCGGAGGCCCAGCCCGCCGCCGAGGCGCCCGCGCCCGCGAAGCGCGGGCGGCGCAAGAAGGCCGAGACGCCCGCGACGGACGCCACGCCGACGCAGACGCCGCTGGCGATGGAGGCCTTCGCGCAGAAGTTCACCCCCGCGACGGCGCCCCAGGCCACGACCGGCTTCGTCCTGTGCCTCGGGTGCCACCCCAGCCGGCACCGCGGGCCGGTCAAGGTCATGCCGATCGAGAGCATCTTCGCCGAGGCGGCCGAGGCCCTGGCCGAGGCGCGCGGGGCCGAGAGCTACTACGCGCTCAAGCCGTTCGACCGCGCCGACGCGCTCGTGGCGCAGATCGGCGAGGTGGCCGAGATGATCGACGGTCACGTCGTCACGTCGCCGGCGTTCGACACCCTCACGCACGACCTCAAGACGTTCGTGCTGGCGCTCAAGCCCTCGGCGGCCGAGGTCTACGAGGTCTAGAGGCCGGGATCGTTCACGACGGGCCCTCTTCGGAGGGCCCGTCGTTCGGAGGAGCCATGGACATTGACGTCCCTTCGCAGCGGGAGTTCGACGACCTCAAGAATCGCTTCGACAGCCTCCTGAAGTTCCTCGGGATCGAGGAAGTGAGGTGCCCCGAGTCTCCGCAGGGGGACGTCTGGCACCGCTACCAGGCCTGCTCCGTCTGTGGAGGCGAAGGGACGATCTTCGTGAAGAAGGGCGACAAGTGACCGTCAAGGACGACGCGGCGAACCTGGCCGCCGCCTCAGGCGCGGTGGTGATCACCAACGTCATGCCGGAGGCCGCCCCCTCTGGGGGCGGGCTACACCCCGCGCTGGCCAAGCGCGTCGAGGTGGCCTGGAAGACGGACGATCCGGCGCAGTACTCCGACGTGCGCCGGATCTGCTCGATCCCGATCGCCGGACCGCTCACCGACGCCGAGGTCGAGGAGTTCTCGCGGCGCAACGTGCTCGCCGCCGCCTACGAGAGCGGCTTCCGCCTGCGCGAGGGCCAGGCGCGCGTGGTCGTGTTCTACGACCGCTACGGCGGGGTCTTCGCCCCGCTTCCGTGTTCGGCGGGCAAGACGCTCGCCTCGATCCTCGTCGCCGAACGCTACTGGCGCCGCACGGCCCAGAAGCTCCTCCAGGCCGGCACGCCGGACCTGCCCAACCGGTCGCTCTACCTCGTGCCGCCAGAGGTCTACCCGCAGGTCATGCAGCAGATCGGCAACCGGCCGCCAGACATTCAGTGGGCACGCGCCCGCGTGCCCGTGACCGTCCCCTTCGTCGGCCTCGGCGGCGGCATGACGCAGGCGCGGCGCGAGGCGCTGGCGACGAACTACAAGCGCGGCTGCTTCGTCATGCCGCACAGCCTCATGAGCGCCCGCGACGGCAGCAAGCTCCTCGACCTGATCGAGCCGGGCCTCCTGATCGTGGACGAGGCCCACCGCTTCAAGAACCGCTCGGCCGCGCGCACCAAGCGCCTCATGAGCTACGTGAACCGCAAGCTCCCGCAGCTTGTGATCCTCTCGGGATCGATCACGAACAAGAGCGTGAAGGACTACCACCACTTCCTGAAGCCCACGCTCGGGGTCCGCAGCCCGCTGCCCCACGCGCCGGACCTCGCGTATCAGTGGTCGGAGGTCGTCGACACCGACGCGGACCCGAGCGAGGACATGAAGCGTCCCATGGCGCCGCTCGTCGACTGGGCGAAGTTCCACTTCCGCGAAGAGGCCCTCAAGGGCCTCCTGCCCATGGACGTCTCGGGCTTCAGGCGCGCGCACAAGCTCCGCATGAACACCTGCCCCGGGGTCGTCGCCGCGACGGACGCCGGCGTGCCGAGCACCCTGATCATTGCCACGCGCGAGGTCACGCACGCGGTGCCCGGCCAGCAGGTTGCCCTCGACGCGCTCGTGCGCCGCGTCGACGACGACTGGGTGACGCCCAACGGCGACCCGATCGACCACGCGATCCACAAGTTCAAGTGGCTCTATGAACTCACCGCGGGGTTCTACTACCGCCTCACCTGGCCGGTCGCCGACGAGGTCGCCAAGCGCAAGAACCTCTCGCTCGTCGAGGCGAAGGACGTCGTCGACCGCTCGATCGCTCGGCACCTCGCCCACGGCAACTACGCCAAGGCGCTGCGGAAGTGGTTCGCCGACGGCTCCCACCAGGCCGGCCTCGACACCCCGTTCCTCGTCGGCCAGGACATGGCCCGCAACGGGGCCAAGAATGTCGGGCAGGTGCTCTACGACGCCTGGAGCGCCTGGAAGGCGGCCGGCGTCGGCGTGGACGGCTCGACGGACGACCTCGTCGAGCGCGACAGCCAGGCGGTCCGCGTGTGCGACTACAAGGTCCGCGCCGCGCGCGACTGGGCCCGTGCGCTGCGCGAGCAGCACGGCAAGGTCGGCGGCCTGCTGTGGATCTATCACAACGAGGTCGGGCAGTGGCTCTACGAGGTGCTCAAGAGCGACGAGGCGCTGTGGGCCGACGTCCCTGGTGGCGCCCACGGTCCCTACGGGGTGCTCTGCGCGCCGGCGGGCGAGCCCCACAACCGCGCGATCATGGACCCGTCGAACAGCAAGAAGCTCGTCGTGGCCTCGATCGTCGCCCACGGGACGGGCAAGAACCTCCAGGCCTTTGAGCATCAGTGCGTCGTGCAGTGGCCCCGGAGCGCGGGGCAGGCGGAGCAGTTCCTCTCGCGCACGCACCGCACGGGGCAGCTTGCGGACGAGCTTCGCGTCGACGTGCTCATGGCGCCGGCGGTCAAGGCCGCGGGTGGCAGCGAGGACTACGCCGGCACCGACTTCGACCTCAAGAACCTGTCGGCGTGCCTGCGCGACGCGACATACGTCCAGCAGAGCACGGGCTCGTCGCAGAAGGTGCTGATCGCGCAGTATGACCCGCTGCCGCGGATCTATGATCAGTCGGTCCTGAACGAGCTTGGGTTCCAGCCCAAGAAGCTCGACGCGCAGGGCGAGAAGTCGCTGCGCGAGAAGTTCGGGTAGTTCGCATGGTCCGCAACCTGAAGTGCTCGTATTCGACGGTGTCCCACGACCCGAAGCCGTTCTCTGCGATCGTGCAGTGCGACCGCGAGGCGACCTTCTTCTACGACGGTCGCTGCTGTTGCGGAGCCGTTGATATGTCGGCGTGGTATTGCGAGGAGCATAAGCCGCATGTCCCTGCGCGAGTCGGTCGAGCGCCTGACAGCCAAGGCCAAGGAGATCCCTCCGTGGAAGCTGGGAACGATCGTGTTCGCGGCTGAGAACGAGGGCCAGGGAGAGGTCTTTGTGGGCGGATCGGCCAAGAACCGGTGCCCCGACGGCGGGGCGTGCCACCACGACTGTCAGGGAGCGTGCTTCCGCGTGCAGCACTGCTCCCCGCTCTCGGGCGTCTTCCCGAACGATCGGTGGCCGTCGTGGATCAGGAGGGGAGGACCGTGACCGAGGTCGAGTGTGCGTTCTGCGACAGGACGACGCTGGCAATCTCCGATCTGACCGATTGGGTCGAGATCGAGTTGCGGCTGCTGTCCAACGGATACCTGCGGCGATCGGTCCTGGCCTGCCCGTCGTGCGCCTCGCGCGTCGAGGGGCTCCTCCAGAAGGAGCAGGAGCGGTGAGCGTCTTCGGAGGCGGCGGCGGACGCAGCGGCGAGGACGTCCTCACGCGGCAGAAGATCATGGCCGAGATCGAGTCCGAGACCGACATTGCGCGGCTCGCGAAGCTCCTCGCGTTCGATCAGGTCGACTACGACTATGACCCGTGCGGGAAGTCCTCCCTGGGGATCAATCGGCACTTGACGGACCTCTCCTGCAAGGTCGTCGCCAGGATCAACGCGCTGTGCGGGTTTGAGGTGAGGGGGGAGTAGCCGTGGCCAAGCGCGAGAACCCCACCCGACGCCTCTTCGACTGCGCGTGTCCGAAGGGACAAGAGCACCAGCGCGTCCTCGTCTCGGTCGAGGTCTCGATCCCAGCCTGCCTCTACCGGCGGGTCAACAAGAGCGCCCTGCGGCGCCGGAGCGTCAGGATCGAGGGGGCCGTGTGGGAGAAGGCGACGACGTTCTGCGAGAAGTGCGGCATGGTGTGGGGACATGATTCCTAACGAGTTCGACCGGCGTGTCATGCTCGGGGGCCTGATCCCGTCGAGGGCCTATATCCACAGCGTCATGATGGCGCGCTCGGCGGAGATCCAGGCCGGGCGGCAGGAGCGGCAGGAGGAGGAGCGAATGGCGACGAAGGTGATCACGCGCACCGACTGCGATCGGTGCGGGGCGGTGTCGGAGGAGGAGGGGGCGTTGGCGGGCTGCCCCCCGAAGGGCTGGGGGGCGTTCAGCCTGACGGTCCGCGGCGACAGCGAGGGGTGGCTCAAGATCGAGAAGAAGCGCAACATGGTCCTCTGCGACCACTGCTGCGCTGACGTCTTCGTCTTCGTCGATCAGACGACGCGCTTCGCCGCCGCGAAGGAGAAGGAGGACGCCTCGCAGGACATGCCGAAGGGGTTGAAGGGCTCGATCTTGACGCTCGGTCTGAGCCGGCGAGCGACCGGGTCGCTGGTCGACAGCGGTATCTTGACGATCGACACCCTCCTGACGTTCTCGGAGGACGACCTTTGCATGCTTCCTCGGTTCGGGCAGACCTCGCTCAACGAGGTGCGCGCGAAGCTGGCCGAGCGCGGCTGGCGCCTGAAGAATGACACGAGGGAGCCCCTGTGACCGCCGCGGACGCCGCTCACGAGGCCAAGGTCGAGGGCATGCGTCGCGCCGACGTCGGCGCCGACGCCCGGTGGCTCCTCGTCGCCGACGCCATGATCCAGCGCCTCGCGCGCGAGCGCGACTTCTTCACGTCCGACGACGTGTGGAAGGCCCTGGCCGACTCGCCGGCCGCGACCCGCGACAACCGCGCGCTCGGGCCGCGCATGCTCTACGCGGCGCGCCAGGGCTTGATCAAGAAGGCCGGGTTCGTGCTCTCGGTCCGCGAGAGCCGCCACCAGGCGCCGTTGCAGGTGTGGCAGTCCCTCCTGCGCGCCGGGGGGAAGGTCGTCCCCGAGGCCGACCAGTGGCGGCGCGTGTTGACCACGCTGGAGCGGGCGGGCGACCGCGAGTCGGCCGCCTTCGTCCGCGCGAGGTGTTCGATCAGTTGACCACGGAGTGTTCCGTGGTAGATTCCTGAGCGTTCGACGGTGTTCGTTGAACGTGAACGTTGACGTTGATCAAAGAAGAGGACGAAAGCAACATGGGTATCATGGATCAGAACGGCGCGCTGGCGACGAAGTTCAAGAGCACGAAGGCGCTGGGCCAGAACCGCAACTTCGACAAGTTCGGCCGCTACCTCATGCGGCTCGACGCCGTGCGCCTCGGCAACTCGTTCCGCCAGGGCGGCGAGTACGTGGCGATCGAGCGCACGGTCGTGCGGTGCCTGGAGGCCCCGCCGAACCTCCCGACCAGCTACGTCGGGGAGGAGGTCGTCGACCTGCTCCTCTCCACCGGCGCGGCGGCCAAGGTCTTCGACCAGAAGCTCAAGGGCTTCCTGTGCGCGGTCCTCAACGCCCCGGCCGAGGCGATCGGTTTCGAGGAGCTTCAGGCCTGCCTCGCGGAGGCGCAGCCCCTGAAGAACCTCCTGATCGAGGTCAACAACGCCCCGCGGATCGTCAAGGTCAAGTCGGGCGCCATGGAGGAGCGCCCCCAGAAGGCCTACGTGAAGGGCTACTCCTTCAAGGAGGCCAAGGCGATCCTCACGCCCGAGGAGGTCGCCAAGTTCTACCCCAACGGCCTGCTCGACAAGCTCGTCGCCGCCGAGGGGTAGCCAGCCCGCCGCGCGGGCCAGGAGCGATCCTGGCCCGCGCGGGCCTCGCCGAGGTAGCTCAACCCCCAGCGCGGGCGCCCGCGCTGACGGGAAAGGTGGAGCCCAGGCCGCAAGGTCGGGAGGTTGCGGGTTCGACTCCCGCCCTCGGCATCGCACAAGGAGGGTGTCATGGAGGGGCTTTTCCTGCCGGTCGCCGGGGCCGCCGACGCGGCGGTCTACTGCACGGTCGCGCTGGTGTCCTGGGCCGCGACCTTCGTCGGGTGTCGCGCGATCGTTCGCCGGGCCCTGCGCCCGGCTGCGAAGCCGCCGGCGCAGAGCAAGCGCGAGGCGCTCAAGAATGCCCTCGACCAGGCCGAGGAGGAGGTGCTCGCGCAGGAGAAGGCCGACCTCGACGCGGAGAAGAAGGCCGACGAGGAGCGCCACGAGGCCAACCTCAAGGCGCTGAAGGAGCGCGACGACGCGGCCCTTCGCGCGTTTGAGGAGGAGACCAGTCGACTGAAGGCCGCCCAGCGGGAGAAGGCCGATCAAGAGAAGGCCGACGCGCTCCGGGCCACTCTCGCTGCCCTCGCCGTCGACGCCGCCCGCCTCAAGGAGGAGGTCGCGCGTGAGGAGCGCGCCGTCAAGGCGCGCCGCGAGGCGCTCTACGACACCGAGGCGCCCTCCTTCGGCCCAGGCCCCGTGCGAGTCGTTCCGATCACGAGGGCCGGCATCGTCGCCGGTCGCCCGCGCAAGGAGCCGCTCGTCGACCGCGAGATCGTTCAGCGCGGCGTGCGGCAGATCGACTTCTTCGTCAACCCTCGGGTGTTCGCGTTTCCGCCGCAGGACTGCGCGCCGCAGACCAAGCTGTTCGGCAAGGACTGCAACATCCAGGGCATGGGCGGGTGCCTGCCTCAGGCCTGGCACTTCTACTGGTACGGTTGGTCGATCGTCCCCGACGCCACGGCGCACGCGGACGAGGTCGCGCGCCTGATCGACGCTGGGTATGTCGAGTTCCGCTTCGCGACCTCGACCCTGATCACCGTCCCGCTGTCGAGCGTGATCCGCAAGCTCGACGACTCGCGCCAGCCCTACGACGTGACCGTCAGCGGCAGGCCCGTCGAGATCCAGGCCCTTGAGGCCTTCCGCGTCAGCCTCTTCTTCCCTGGCGCCGAGGGCGCGCCCGTCGGCGGGTTCGGCCTGAAGTGCGTCCTGCATGGGCTGACGCTCAAGGGGATCTGCGGGTGACCGTCTTCGGAATCCCGCGCAAGGACGACGCGGAGAGCAGGCAGAAGTGGGTCGGCCTCGACGCCCTGGCCGAAGCCGGGCGGCGCACCGCGCAGCGGGTCTCCGAGGCCGACGCGGCGCACTTCCTCAAGAAGACCGAGGAGCGGTGGGCCCGCGCGAGGGCGGTCTACGCCGAAGCCCTGGTCGGCATGAACGACGGCCAGCGGCTCGCGTTCGACGTCCTGTGCAACGGGGGCCGCAACGTCTTCCTCACGGGCGCTGCGGGGACCGGCAAGACCTTCGTGCTCAAGCGGTGGCTCGACGTGGCCGAGGTTCGCGGCACGAGGGTGGCCCGCTGCGCGAGCACTGGGATCGCCGCCTTGCCCCTCGGTGGGCGGACGCTCCACCGGATCTCCGGGCTGCGCTACCACGACTGCGTGCGAAGGGCGCTCAACCGCAACGGCTGGTGGTTCAAGCACAAGGCCGCTCAACTCTCCCTGATCGACGTGCTCCTCGTCGACGAGGTGAGCATGATCGGAGATCGGACGCTGGCGGCGGCTGACCTCCTCTTCAGGATCGCTCGTAGTCGGCCCGGGGAGCCCTTCGGCGGCGTGCGGATCGTCTTCGTCGGCGACATGGCGCAGCTTCCGCCTGTGAGCACCCCGGACGTCCCGCAGCGCCACCCGTTCTTCGCGAAGACCTGGGCCGACCTCGACCTCGTCACCGTCGAACTCACGCAGGTCATGCGGCAGAGCGACCAGGCCTTCGTCTCGATCCTTCAGGACATGCGCCGTGGCGAGGTCTCCGACGAGGCTTTCGACCTTCTGAAGTCTCGTCGGGTGTCGAACCCGCCCGACGACGCGACGATCCTCGTCGCGACCAACGCCACGGCCGAGCGGATCAACACCGCGAAGCTCCTCTCGCTCCCTGGCGAGACGATCGACGTCGACGCCCAGGACGAGTGCGCCGAGACCCCCTTCGGCACCGCCTCCATGAAGACCCTCTCCGACAACTGCCTGGCGCCAGAGACGCTCTCGATCCGCGTCGGGGCGCGAGTCATGTTCCTCGTGAACGATTCGACCCTCAACGGGGAGCGGTTCGTCAACGGCGACCTCGGGACCGTGATCGACGTGACGCCCGAGGAGGCCCTCATGGCCGGCGTCGGCGCCGACGGCATGATCGCGTCGCGTGTCCCCGCCATGGGACGGCGGTCCGACTTCACGTCCGAGATGGGCAACGGTTACGACGACGGCTGCGAGGTGGCCTCTGCGCCGGCGATCCCCGTCCGCAAGGACGACGGGACGATCGTCTACGTTGGGCTCTCGGGGTGGGCCGTGCGCGACGACGACGACTACTGCGTCGCTCGTCGGCTCCAGTATCCGCTGCGCCTCGCCTGGGCGATCACGATCCACAAGAGCCAGGGCATGACGATCCCCAAGGTCTGCGTCGACCTGGGCGAGGTCTTCGCCCCCGGGCAGGCCTATGTGGCGCTCTCCCGCGCGCGCACCCTGGAGGGGCTGACGCTCCTGTCCGTCAGCCGGGACAAGATCACGGTTCACCCGGCCGTCAAGGCGTTCCTCAAGGGCGAGGCGGTCGCGGACGACGTCACGTCCCTGATCACGGAGGTCGACGCGCTCGGCGGCTGGCCGTGCGAGATCGAGGACGTCCCGCACATCGCGCAGGAGGCTGTCGACGCGCTCTGGGGGCACCCGCGAGTGGGGCTGTGGGCCTCGGCCAAGCAGGAGCAGGAGCGGCGCCAGGAGCAGGAGCGGGCGACGATCCTGTCGCGGCTCAGGAAGCGGGGGTCCGCGTGACCGCCGTCGCCGACGCTCCTGCCCCAGCCGCGACCATCCCTGGCGGCGCCGTGACCGTCCCTGTCATGGCCTTCGACACCGAGACCTACCTGATCGGCCCCGGCGCGATTGCCCCCAAGGTCGTCTGCGGATCGTTCGCGACCGACGGCCAGGAGCCCGTGCTCGTGGCCGCGGTCGACGGCCTGAAGGACGCCCTGGCCGAGGTGCTCAAGGCCGCCGCGGGCGGCGGCCTCGGGATCGTGATCCACAACGCCTCGTTCGACGCCGCCGCCACGAGCGCGACGTGGCCCGAGCTTCTGCCGCTGTGGTTCGCGGCCTACGACGCCGGGCGCGTCTACTGCACGAAGGTCCGCGAGAAGCTGCTCAACCTCTCGACGCATGGGAAGCTCGACGACCTCGTCCTCCCCGGTGGGAACACGAAGCCGATCAGCTATCAACTCGCCTCGCTCGTCTTCGAGTACTTCGGCGAGGACCGCTCGGCCGAGAAGGGCGACGAGTCCTGGCGGCTCAACTACCACCTCCTCGACGGCAAGTCGGCGAAGGACTACCCGCCGGCCGCCGCGCAGTACGCCCTTCAGGACGCCGTCGACCACCTTCGGGTCTTCCGCGCCCAGGAGGAGCGGCTGCGTCGCTCGGCCGAGAAGGGCTACGACGCGGCGAGCATGGCCACGCAGGAGCTTCAGGCCTTCACCGACTTCGGCCTGCTCCTCATGACCGCGCGTGGCCTCCTCGTCGACTCCGAGCGCAAGCGCCAGGTCGAGGAGATGCTCACGCGCGAGCTTGCCCCCGACAAGGTCGCGCTGCTGATCAAGCACAAGATCCTGCGCCCCGCCGAGCCGGCGCGTCCCTACGCCAACGGCGCTAAGAACCCCGACGGCTCGCCCAAGATCAAGGCGGAGGTGCCGGAGAGCGTCGACACCAAGGCGCTCAAGGAGCGCGTCGAGTTGGTCTGCAAGACGTTCGGCGAGGACGTCAAGCTGACCCCCACGGGAGCGATCTCGACCGACAAGGACGTCCTCGGCCGGATCTCGCACCGCGACCCCGTGCTCGCGCAGTTTGAGCACCGCCAGTCGCTCCAGAAGCTCGTCACGACCGAGCTTCCGCGGATCTCCGGCTCGGTGGTCCACTGCCCGTTCGACGTGCTCAAGGAGACCGGGCGGACCTCGTCCTACGAGATCAAGACCGGCAAGGGCGTCAACCGCAAGCCGCTCTACCCGTCCATGAACGGGCAGAACGTCGACCCGCGGATCCGGCCTGTCTTCGTCCCTCGCCCGGGGTTCCTCCTCTTCTCGATCGACTACCACGCGATCGACCTCGTGGCGTTCGCTCAGGTCTGCTACTGGCTCTTCGGCACGTCGGTGCTCCGCGACGGCTTCAACGCGGACATTGACCCGCACGCCTACCTCGGCGCGCAGCTTGCCTACGCCCTCGACGGCCCCTACCGCGCCGCCGCGGACCGCGTCGGCGCGAGCAAGCCGATCGACAACTTCAAGTTCTTCGACAAGCTCAAGAAGGCGAAGTGGCAGTTCACCGACGCGGGGCTCTCGGGCCACGCGAGGGCCTACCTGCCGCCCGGCGACCTCGCGGAGGCGTTCAAGGGCGACTTCCCGCAGCCGCCCGAGAAGGGCTGGAAGGGCGGGACGTTCTTCAGCCACTACCGCACGTTCGCCAAGCCCACGGGGCTGGGCTATCCCGGGGGCCTCGGCCCGGACACGTTCGTCGACTTCGCGCGCACGCCCTACGGCGTGATCGTCACCCGGCAGCAGGCCGTCGAGCTTCGTGAGGTCTGGCGATACACCTACCCCGAGGCGCCGCGCTACCTTCAGTACATCAACGACCAGTGCCTCGACCCGACGAGCCAGGGCGAGGACGAGCCGCGCTACCGCTACACGAGCCCGCTGGGCATGGTCCGCTCGCGCGCGACCTACTGCGCGGCGGCGAACGGCTTCGGGCTTCAGACCCCCGAGGCCGAGGGCATGAAGCTGGCCGTGTGCCGCCTCCAGCGCGCCTGCTACGACCCGACGATCGGCTCGCCGCTCTACGGGTTCATGTTCCCGCAGATCATGATCCACGACGAGATCGTGGGCGAGGTGGCCTACGAGCCGGGCTCCGAGCGCGAGACGACGGCGCTCCTCAACGAGGCCGGCCGGATCATGCGGGACGCCATGCAGCAGGTGCTGCCGGACGTCAAGGTCAAGACCAAGCCGTGCGTCATGCGGCGCTGGTACAAGGAGGCCGAGCAGGTGCTCGACGCGCAGGGGAATATCGTTCCTTGGGCGCCGGCCCAGGAAACCCGATAGGCCCCTTGACCTGAGTCGGGTGTCGGATAGTATCCCGGCCCGTAGCGGAGGAAGTGTGCCGAAGTCGAAGATCACGGAGAACCTGCTCCAGCAGGTGATCGTCAAGGAGGAGAGCGCCGAGACCACGCGCAAGCGTACGCGAGGCAAGAACCGCCCCTCGATCTTCATGCCCTTCGTCGAGAAGGCGAAGAAGCTCAAGCTGGGCAAGAGCCTCCTGATCTCGCCCCCCAAGGGCTTCACGGCCAGGCGGTGGTATCTGTGCCTGGTGGGGCCGCTGCGCCTCAAGGCGGCGCCGTGCGTCGCCGGGCGCCTCTCGATCGGGACCACCGAGGACGGGAAGGTCTACGTCATGCACGTCGAGCGCAAGAAGCCCGGCCCGCAGGCTCGGAGGGCCTCCTAGTGGCGAACCCGGAGGTGACCAACTACATGCCCGACAAGGCCACCCCCTGCGTCGGCTGCGGGACGCCCCTCACGCGCTGCGTGGCCTGCGCCGTCAAGGCCGTCGCCGCCGACGTGGCGAAGGACTACGGCCCCATGATGGGCCAGATGATCCTGGCGAAGCTCCAGACCTACCTGGCGAAGCTGGCCGAGAAGGACGCGGGGAAGTAGCCATGGCGGTCGGAGATTCGGGCGAGCGCATGGCGGAGGCCTTGACGTGCGTGGCGCAGCGGATCGACGTCGCGGTCGATAAGCTGGGCTCCTTGAGCGCGGAGGCGGTCACCGCGGTCAGCGTCCTCGACGCCCTGGTCGACAAGACCGGTAGCGGCGTGATCGCGCAGCGAGACACCGCGAGGTGCTTGGACGCCCTGGTCGACGTCCTCAAGCGCGGGGTCGAGGTTCAGGAGCGCATGGAGCGGCGCCTCAACGACTGGGAGGAGCGGTTCGCACCTCTCTTCGACAAGGTCCAGGCCGACGCCGGGGCCGCGCCTCCTCCGGCCCCGCCCACGAAGCTCCGCGTCCGCAAGGGCAACAAGAACAAGAAGGGTGTCTGATGTACTCCGTCGAGGAGCTTGAGCTTTCGCTCCTGGCCTGGTTCTGGAACGTCCGCTTCTGGCGCGACCGCCAGGCGTCCGCGTTCACGGCGAACACGAACCAGGCCACCGGCCTGCCGGAGTCCGCGAACGATCTCCTGCCGACCTACCGCGCCGTCGGTGGCGACCGCCTGGCCCTGGAGGTCACGCCCGTCCCCGGCGACCTGGCGGCGAGCATGATCAAGTACGAGACCGCGCAGCGCGAGTGGCGCGAGCTTTCGATCAAGCCCCGCCACCAGTGGACGGACGAGGAGCGGGCGACGCACGAGGCGCTCACGCACCGGATCAAGCTCGCGGCGCACCGTCTCGGCGAGAAGGGCTTCCTCGACCTCCGTCCGCAGGACGATCAGGGCGAGCCGCAGGCCCTCGGTGAGGACGGCCTGACGGCGCGCTTCAAGCTGACGACGCGCGGCCTGGAGGAGGCCCGTCGTCGCGTGCGCGGGACGAAGTTCGAGTACATGCCTCGGGGGTGGGAGGACGCCCTCGCCCCGAGCGAGAAGAGCCAGGCGCCGGAGTGGCTCCAGGCGCAGTGGCGGCAGGGGTCGGTGACCGGCACGGGGCCGGTGAACGTGCAGGGGGGTGAGGCGTGATCATGGGCGAGGACGAGGACGTCGGGACGGAGACCGCGGTCGACGAGGTCGAGGCGGGCGTGGACGAGGACGCGGGCGACGCGGACAACGACGCGGAGGGCGGGGCGCTGCTCTACTCCGTGACCCTCAAGGAGGGCCAGCAGATCCTCGTGCTCGACGTGCGCGACGCCCCGGACATGATCGCGGACTTCCACCGCGACGCGAACGAGCCGTTCTTCACCTTCACGGGCGACAACGGCCTGGGCGCGGCGACGGTCCGCACCGATCAGGTGGTCTCGATCGCGGTCGCCCTGTCGCCCGACGACGTGGCGGCCTACATGGGCGAGGGCCCGGAGGACGAGGACGAGGTCGAGCCCGAGAAGCCCTGGCAGCGCGTCCAGCGCATGGCCGAGGAGCGCGAGGCCGCGAAGCGCGCCGCCAAGGCCGAGAAGCGCGCCCAGGCCGCCGGCGGCCACGGGAACCCCGGCGGGCCCAAGAAGGGCCTGAAGGGGCTGGCCCCGTGAGCGACTTCGCGGACGCGGTGGAGGCCGAGCGCATGCTGCGCGCGGCGGCGGCGAGCGCCGGGGCGGCGACGGCTGGCGACACGGTCCAGGCCGACGGGGAGAGCGTCAAGCAGATGTTCGGCAGCGCCTCGGGCGGCATGGGGTCGGGCGGCGCCGGCGGCACGGCGGCCGGCAAGCTCTTCGGCATGTTCCCCCTGGACGAGAACGGCTCGACGCCCTTCGGCTGCGGCGGGCTCAAGTTCGGCAC
Proteins encoded:
- a CDS encoding DEAD/DEAH box helicase family protein, with amino-acid sequence MTVKDDAANLAAASGAVVITNVMPEAAPSGGGLHPALAKRVEVAWKTDDPAQYSDVRRICSIPIAGPLTDAEVEEFSRRNVLAAAYESGFRLREGQARVVVFYDRYGGVFAPLPCSAGKTLASILVAERYWRRTAQKLLQAGTPDLPNRSLYLVPPEVYPQVMQQIGNRPPDIQWARARVPVTVPFVGLGGGMTQARREALATNYKRGCFVMPHSLMSARDGSKLLDLIEPGLLIVDEAHRFKNRSAARTKRLMSYVNRKLPQLVILSGSITNKSVKDYHHFLKPTLGVRSPLPHAPDLAYQWSEVVDTDADPSEDMKRPMAPLVDWAKFHFREEALKGLLPMDVSGFRRAHKLRMNTCPGVVAATDAGVPSTLIIATREVTHAVPGQQVALDALVRRVDDDWVTPNGDPIDHAIHKFKWLYELTAGFYYRLTWPVADEVAKRKNLSLVEAKDVVDRSIARHLAHGNYAKALRKWFADGSHQAGLDTPFLVGQDMARNGAKNVGQVLYDAWSAWKAAGVGVDGSTDDLVERDSQAVRVCDYKVRAARDWARALREQHGKVGGLLWIYHNEVGQWLYEVLKSDEALWADVPGGAHGPYGVLCAPAGEPHNRAIMDPSNSKKLVVASIVAHGTGKNLQAFEHQCVVQWPRSAGQAEQFLSRTHRTGQLADELRVDVLMAPAVKAAGGSEDYAGTDFDLKNLSACLRDATYVQQSTGSSQKVLIAQYDPLPRIYDQSVLNELGFQPKKLDAQGEKSLREKFG
- a CDS encoding AAA family ATPase, producing MTVFGIPRKDDAESRQKWVGLDALAEAGRRTAQRVSEADAAHFLKKTEERWARARAVYAEALVGMNDGQRLAFDVLCNGGRNVFLTGAAGTGKTFVLKRWLDVAEVRGTRVARCASTGIAALPLGGRTLHRISGLRYHDCVRRALNRNGWWFKHKAAQLSLIDVLLVDEVSMIGDRTLAAADLLFRIARSRPGEPFGGVRIVFVGDMAQLPPVSTPDVPQRHPFFAKTWADLDLVTVELTQVMRQSDQAFVSILQDMRRGEVSDEAFDLLKSRRVSNPPDDATILVATNATAERINTAKLLSLPGETIDVDAQDECAETPFGTASMKTLSDNCLAPETLSIRVGARVMFLVNDSTLNGERFVNGDLGTVIDVTPEEALMAGVGADGMIASRVPAMGRRSDFTSEMGNGYDDGCEVASAPAIPVRKDDGTIVYVGLSGWAVRDDDDYCVARRLQYPLRLAWAITIHKSQGMTIPKVCVDLGEVFAPGQAYVALSRARTLEGLTLLSVSRDKITVHPAVKAFLKGEAVADDVTSLITEVDALGGWPCEIEDVPHIAQEAVDALWGHPRVGLWASAKQEQERRQEQERATILSRLRKRGSA